A single region of the Procambarus clarkii isolate CNS0578487 chromosome 94, FALCON_Pclarkii_2.0, whole genome shotgun sequence genome encodes:
- the mbf1 gene encoding endothelial differentiation-related factor 1, with translation MTDSEWDSVTVLRKKPQKSSQLKSEQAVNQARRSGAQIETSSKYGAASNKQHGTSMNTAKLDRETEELKHEKITPDVGRLIQQGRQAKNWTQKDLATRINEKPQVIQEYEQGKAVPNQNVLGKIERAIGLRLRGKDKGQIMQPIVNKKK, from the exons ATGACAGACAGTGAATGGGACTCGGTGACAGTACTTCGCAAGAAGCCTCAAAAGTCTTCACAGCTGAAGAGCgagcag gctgTGAATCAAGCAAGACGAAGTGGAGCCCAAATAGAAACCAGCTCAAAAT ATGGAGCTGCAAGCAATAAGCAGCATGGTACATCTATGAACACAGCCAAGCTTGACAGGGAGACAGAGGAGCTCAAGCATGAGAAGATAACGCCAGATGTGGGTAGACTCATCCAGCAGGGTCGTCAGGCTAAAAATTGGACTCAAAAGGACCTTGCTACT CGTATTAATGAGAAGCCACAGGTGATCCAAGAGTATGAACAGGGTAAGGCAGTGCCAAATCAGAATGTCCTCGGAAAAATTGAGAGGGCTATAG GGCTACGCCTGAGGGGGAAGGACAAAGGCCAAATTATGCAGCCTATTGTGAACAAGAAGAAGTAA